In Bradyrhizobium lablabi, one DNA window encodes the following:
- a CDS encoding MBL fold metallo-hydrolase, protein MHSKTDTVQSSAEALRYPWEQHPGPDQVVEVRPGVLWVRLKLPFRLNHVNIYLLADGDGWAMVDSGFGNEESIAAWTTLFEGPLKHVKITRLIVTHSHPDHVGLAGWIVERFDCPLYMSQVEYLQSVYHQNRGTEERRNAQRLFFRRHGMDENLTDNLLSRGQDYLKRVSILPPSYRRISHGDEISIGTRRFKVITGGGHALDQVMLYCAADKLFLSADQVLSKISPNVSVWAVEPDQNSLGEYLASLASLTTTLPYDVIVLPGHGVPFYGLKTRIKQLADHHEERCRLIADACREVPQTSKELVPVVFHKHVLDVHQMGFAAGELIAHVNYMLVEGRLTAEEADGVLRFRTT, encoded by the coding sequence ATGCATTCGAAAACAGACACGGTTCAGTCCTCGGCCGAGGCACTGCGATACCCCTGGGAACAGCATCCCGGCCCCGATCAGGTGGTAGAGGTGAGGCCCGGCGTATTGTGGGTCCGCCTAAAACTGCCGTTCCGCCTCAACCACGTGAACATCTATCTGCTCGCCGACGGCGACGGCTGGGCGATGGTGGATTCCGGTTTTGGCAATGAGGAGTCGATCGCGGCCTGGACCACCCTGTTCGAGGGCCCGCTCAAGCACGTCAAGATCACGCGGCTGATCGTGACCCATTCGCATCCCGACCATGTCGGCCTGGCGGGGTGGATCGTCGAGCGCTTTGACTGCCCGCTTTATATGTCGCAGGTCGAATATCTGCAGTCGGTCTATCATCAGAACCGCGGCACCGAAGAGCGCCGCAACGCGCAGCGGCTGTTCTTCCGCCGTCACGGCATGGACGAGAACCTGACCGACAATCTGCTCAGCCGCGGCCAGGATTATCTGAAGCGGGTTTCGATCCTGCCGCCGTCCTATCGCCGCATCTCCCATGGCGACGAGATTTCGATCGGCACGCGGCGCTTCAAAGTGATCACCGGCGGCGGCCATGCGCTGGACCAGGTGATGCTGTATTGCGCCGCCGACAAATTATTCCTCTCTGCGGATCAGGTGCTGAGCAAGATCTCGCCCAATGTCAGCGTCTGGGCGGTCGAGCCCGACCAGAACTCGCTCGGCGAGTATCTGGCGTCGCTGGCGAGCCTCACCACCACGCTGCCCTATGACGTCATCGTGCTGCCCGGCCACGGCGTGCCGTTCTACGGCTTGAAGACACGCATCAAGCAATTGGCCGACCATCACGAGGAACGCTGCCGGCTGATCGCCGACGCCTGCCGCGAGGTACCGCAAACCTCGAAGGAACTGGTGCCGGTGGTGTTTCATAAGCATGTCCTCGACGTGCACCAGATGGGCTTTGCCGCCGGCGAATTGATCGCCCACGTCAACTACATGCTGGTCGAGGGCCGCCTGACCGCCGAGGAAGCCGACGGCGTGCTGCGTTTCCGGACGACGTGA
- a CDS encoding methyl-accepting chemotaxis protein has product MLGRFSIGKLGWLVGLLRPRWGVRGSLFAAFAVIAGMAIVISAGAGMVLRHLGGTMVDLSGRDIPRLAASLQLSAQSASLASQGPALLSSDSEAALNERSKKMKETQAVTLEKLGQIIELGADKSVVAALTETVKNIDDTITSLGSAARERLAATAQREKLYEALRGAQAGFVAAASPAMLDSQTQINAILGSANLSPEDAAEAARTVEQLGNVIASGHLTASELIAGLSANGSETLDTIEKEFKASKERVKVSLDLLPKNAGTKALSDAALKLLAFGEGKTGVFKVRQKELDANDYGQIVLDETRKLNVGLGISVQQLVDGVQRETDASTWQARKDISLATTVMLALGGLTFVASVLFVWLYVGGNILRRIRSLQRSMQLLSDGDLESEIYQSHQHDEIASMANSLQVFRESMIEARALSADQDKDRLAKAERASRMEARIVEFEATVRGALDGLQKSATSMETTAQTMSSTADQSSALVNTVAAAAEEASVNVQTVSSGTEELSSSINEISRQVVTSAEIARKAVDEAGATDATMQGLAENAGRISVVIDLIQTIASQTNLLALNATIEAARAGEAGRGFAVVASEVKSLANQTAKATDEIRSQIANMQQVTNSAVGAIRNIGQTIGEINDVTTAIAAAVEEQGAATREIARNIQHAAGGTSEVSSNIVGVSTASAEAGSAAGEVLSASGALRREAEVLRSEIDAFLSNIRAA; this is encoded by the coding sequence TGCGCCATCTCGGCGGCACCATGGTCGATCTCAGCGGACGGGACATCCCCCGCCTTGCGGCGAGCCTGCAGCTTTCGGCCCAGAGCGCGAGCCTTGCCAGTCAGGGACCGGCCCTGCTTTCCTCCGACAGCGAGGCTGCGCTCAACGAGCGCTCCAAGAAGATGAAGGAAACCCAGGCGGTCACGCTGGAAAAGCTCGGCCAGATCATCGAGCTCGGCGCCGACAAGTCGGTCGTCGCCGCACTTACCGAGACCGTGAAGAACATCGACGACACCATCACGAGCCTGGGTTCGGCGGCGCGCGAACGGCTCGCGGCCACGGCCCAGCGTGAGAAGCTTTACGAAGCGCTACGCGGCGCGCAGGCGGGCTTTGTCGCCGCCGCGAGCCCGGCGATGCTGGACTCCCAGACCCAGATCAACGCCATCCTCGGCTCCGCCAATCTTTCGCCTGAGGACGCGGCGGAGGCCGCACGCACCGTGGAGCAGCTCGGCAATGTCATCGCAAGCGGCCATCTGACGGCGTCCGAATTGATCGCAGGCCTCTCGGCCAATGGCAGCGAAACGCTGGATACGATCGAAAAGGAATTCAAGGCCTCGAAAGAACGCGTCAAAGTTAGCCTCGATCTCCTGCCGAAGAATGCCGGCACCAAGGCGCTGAGCGACGCGGCGCTGAAATTGCTGGCGTTTGGCGAGGGCAAGACCGGCGTCTTCAAGGTCCGCCAGAAGGAACTCGACGCCAATGATTACGGCCAGATCGTGCTCGACGAGACCCGCAAGCTCAATGTCGGCCTCGGCATCAGCGTGCAGCAGCTCGTCGACGGCGTGCAGCGCGAGACCGACGCCTCGACCTGGCAGGCGCGCAAGGATATCTCGCTGGCGACGACCGTGATGCTGGCGCTCGGCGGCCTCACTTTCGTAGCCTCCGTGCTGTTCGTCTGGCTCTACGTCGGCGGCAACATCCTGCGCCGGATCCGCAGCCTGCAACGCTCGATGCAGCTTCTGTCCGACGGCGACCTCGAATCGGAAATCTACCAGAGCCACCAGCACGACGAGATCGCCTCGATGGCGAATTCGCTGCAGGTTTTCCGCGAGAGCATGATCGAGGCCCGCGCGCTCTCCGCCGATCAGGACAAGGATCGCCTCGCCAAGGCCGAACGCGCCTCCCGGATGGAGGCGCGGATCGTCGAATTCGAGGCAACCGTCCGCGGCGCGCTGGACGGCCTGCAGAAATCCGCAACCTCGATGGAGACCACCGCGCAAACCATGTCCTCGACCGCCGATCAATCCAGCGCGCTGGTCAATACGGTGGCGGCCGCCGCCGAGGAAGCTTCCGTGAACGTGCAGACGGTGTCCTCGGGCACCGAGGAACTATCCTCATCGATCAACGAAATCAGCCGTCAGGTCGTCACTTCGGCGGAGATCGCCCGCAAGGCGGTCGACGAAGCCGGCGCCACCGACGCCACCATGCAGGGGCTCGCCGAAAACGCCGGCCGCATCAGCGTCGTGATCGATCTGATCCAGACCATCGCCTCGCAGACCAACCTGCTCGCGCTCAACGCCACCATCGAGGCGGCGCGCGCCGGCGAAGCGGGCCGCGGCTTTGCAGTGGTCGCCTCCGAAGTGAAAAGTCTCGCCAACCAGACCGCGAAGGCGACCGACGAAATCCGCTCGCAAATCGCCAATATGCAGCAGGTGACGAATTCGGCGGTCGGCGCCATCAGGAACATCGGCCAGACCATCGGCGAGATCAACGACGTGACCACCGCGATTGCCGCGGCCGTCGAGGAACAGGGGGCGGCGACGCGCGAGATCGCCCGCAATATCCAGCACGCCGCCGGCGGCACATCCGAGGTTTCCAGCAACATCGTCGGCGTCTCGACCGCCTCCGCTGAGGCCGGCTCGGCCGCGGGCGAAGTGCTGAGCGCCTCCGGCGCACTGCGCCGCGAAGCCGAGGTGCTGCGCTCGGAGATCGACGCGTTCCTGTCGAATATTCGGGCTGCGTAG